The following are from one region of the Paracoccus sp. S3-43 genome:
- the rsmA gene encoding 16S rRNA (adenine(1518)-N(6)/adenine(1519)-N(6))-dimethyltransferase RsmA — translation MTTIDDLPPLRDVIARHDLRAKKQLGQNFLLDLNLTAKIARQAGDMSQCDVLEIGPGPGGLTRGLLAEGARHVLAIEKDARALPALGEIADRYPGRLTVIHGDALQIDPLAHLTPPIRIAANLPYNVGTELLIRWLTPPDWPPFWQSLTLMFQKEVAERIVAAPGSKAYGRLALLAQWRADARIVMTLPPEAFVPAPKVHSAVVQLSALPEPRFPADPAVLSQVTAAAFNQRRKMLRASLRGLHPQIESLLDHAGIPPTARAEEIDLERFCALARAVQQARQAQ, via the coding sequence ATGACCACCATCGACGACCTGCCCCCCCTGCGCGACGTGATTGCCCGCCACGACCTGCGCGCCAAGAAGCAGCTGGGCCAGAATTTCCTGCTGGACCTGAACCTGACCGCCAAGATCGCCCGTCAGGCCGGCGACATGAGCCAATGCGACGTGCTGGAGATCGGCCCCGGTCCCGGCGGGCTGACGCGCGGGCTGCTGGCCGAAGGCGCGCGCCATGTCCTTGCCATCGAAAAGGACGCCCGCGCCCTGCCGGCGCTTGGGGAAATCGCCGACCGTTATCCCGGCCGCCTGACGGTGATCCATGGCGACGCCTTGCAGATCGACCCGCTGGCGCATCTGACCCCGCCGATCCGCATCGCCGCGAACCTGCCCTATAATGTCGGCACGGAACTGCTGATCCGCTGGCTGACGCCGCCCGACTGGCCGCCCTTCTGGCAGTCGCTGACGCTGATGTTCCAGAAAGAGGTGGCCGAGCGGATCGTCGCCGCCCCCGGTTCCAAGGCTTACGGGCGCCTCGCGCTGCTGGCGCAATGGCGGGCCGATGCGCGGATCGTCATGACCCTGCCGCCCGAGGCTTTCGTGCCCGCGCCCAAGGTCCATTCCGCCGTGGTCCAGCTGAGCGCCCTGCCGGAGCCCCGCTTTCCCGCCGACCCGGCGGTGCTGTCGCAGGTCACGGCGGCGGCCTTCAACCAGCGGCGCAAGATGCTGCGCGCGTCGCTGCGGGGGCTGCATCCGCAGATCGAATCGCTGCTGGACCACGCGGGAATCCCTCCCACCGCGCGGGCCGAAGAGATCGACCTGGAACGGTTCTGCGCCCTGGCCCGCGCCGTGCAGCAGGCGCGGCAGGCGCAATGA